Proteins encoded within one genomic window of Ptiloglossa arizonensis isolate GNS036 chromosome 3, iyPtiAriz1_principal, whole genome shotgun sequence:
- the Ap-1gamma gene encoding adaptor protein complex 1, gamma subunit isoform X3 has product MNGSEHGFNPAFNMASIKQAFNEAVERVSTVRMPAPTRLRDLIRQIRAARTAAEERTVVNKECAYIRSTFREEDSVWRCRNIAKLLYIHMLGYPAHFGQLECLKLIASPRFTDKRIGYLGAMLLLDERQDVHLLITNCLKNDLNSSTQFVIGLALCTLGAIASPEMARDLASEVERLMKSPNAYIRKKAALCAFRIIRRVPELMEMFLPATRSLITEKNHGVLITGVTLITEMCENSVDTLNHFKKIVPNLVRILKNLILAGYSPEHDVSGVSDPFLQVKILRLLRILGRNDIDASEAMNDILAQVATNTETSKNVGNTILYETVLSIMDIKSESGLRVLAVNILGRFLLNNDKNIRYVALNTLLKTVYVETSAVQRHRSTILECLKDPDVSIRRRAMELSFALVNSNNIRNMMKELLLFLERADPEFKAQCSSNIVMSAERFAPNKRWHLETLFKVLVAAGNYVRDDVVACTIQLISETQAQQGYAVSALWKALEKDTSDKQPLAQVATWCIGEYGDLLLYGSPSEDVDAPVNLTEDEIIDVYQRLLWSPQNTVVTKQYTLLSLTKLSTRFQKGNEKIRQIIDTFGSNLHIELQQRGIEFSQLFRKYDHLRPALLERMPPMETARPQANGIIGLVNGETEPEEEKSTALEASTPPSDSSALLDLLGTTDLGMTPTVPNKSPPTNSTAVVNNNDLLDLLGSLDLSTPTPTSTLPQAQTPTQIFSPSNTTNFLVDGLLNSSSVQTDTPTMIVLDKAGLKITFRLERPPDITDLLIINMSAQNFGNAILTDFLFQAAVPKTFQLQMLSPSSTVIPPSGQVTQTLKVTNMNKVPLRMRLRVSYTGPAGPVLEQTEVNNFPPLTSQ; this is encoded by the exons ATGAATGGTTCAGAACATGg GTTTAACCCTGCCTTTAACATGGCCTCCATAAAACAAGCTTTTAATGAAGCAGTGGAAAGAG ttTCAACAGTTAGAATGCCTGCACCAACACGATTAAGGGATCTCATCAGACAAATAAGAGCTGCACGAACTGCGGCAGAAGAGAGGACAGTTGTTAATAAAGAATGTGCATATATTCGCTCAACATTTAGAGAAGAAGATAGTGTATGGAGATGTCGCAATATTGCAAAACTCTTATACATTCATATGCTTGG ATATCCAGCTCATTTTGGTCAACTAGAATGTTTAAAACTCATTGCATCTCCAAGGTTTACAGATAAACGAATTGGTTATTTAGGTGCAATGTTACTTTTAGATGAACGACAAGATGTTCATCTTCTAAttacaaattgtttaaaaaa TGATTTAAATAGTTCAACCCAATTTGTTATTGGTTTAGCATTGTGTACTTTGGGTGCAATTGCATCACCAGAAATGGCAAGAGATTTGGCATCTGAAGTTGAAAGGCTGATGAAATCACCAAACGCGTATATTCGTAAAAAAGCAGCTCTTTGTGCATTTAGAATTATTAGACGTGTACCAGAATTGATGGAAATGTTTCTACCTGCTACTCGCAGTTTGATTACAGAAAAAAACCACGGTGTATTAATTACAGGAGTTACACTTATCACAGAAATGTGTGAAAACAGTGTTGATACATTAAACCATtttaagaag ATTGTGCCAAATCTTGTAAGAATTCTCAAGAATTTGATACTAGCTGGATATTCTCCAGAACATGATGTATCAGGAGTGTCTGATCCTTTCCTTCAAGTAAAAATATTACGTCTTTTGCGAATTTTGGGACGTAATGatattgatgcatctgaagcaaTGAATGATATACTTGCACAGGTTGCAACAAATACAGAAACTAGTAAGAATGTTGGAAACACGATACTATACGAAACTGTACTATCTATTATGGACATAAAATCAGAAAGTGGACTTAGAGTTCTGGCAGTGAACATATTAGgtcgatttttattaaataatgataAGAATATTCGATATGTTGCTTTGAATACATTATTGAAAACAGTTTATGTAGAGACAAGTGCAGTACAAAGACATCGTTCAACAATTCTG GAATGTCTAAAAGATCCAGATGTATCAATCCGAAGACGAGCAATGGAACTTAGTTTTGCACTTGTAAATTCTAATAATATTAGAAACATGATGaaagaattattacttttcTTGGAACGTGCTGATCCAGAATTTAAAGCTCAATGCAGTAGCAATATAGTAATGTCTGCAGAGAGATTTGCACCAAATAAACGTTGGCATCTTGAAACATTGTTCAAAGTTCTTGTTGCt GCTGGTAATTATGTCCGAGATGATGTGGTAGCATGTACTATTCAGTTAATTTCAGAAACGCAGGCACAGCAAGGCTATGCTGTTAGTGCACTATGGAAAGCATTGGAAAAGGACACATCTGATAAACAACCATTGGCTCAAGTAGCAACATGGTGTATTGGTGAATATGGCGATTTATTATTGTATGGATCACCATCAGAAGATGTAGATGCTCCAGTCAAT CTAACAGAAGATGAAATTATTGATGTCTATCAAAGGTTATTATGGAGTCCACAAAATACAGTTGTTACAAAACAGTATACCTTATTGTCTCTCACAAAACTTAGCACAAGATTCCAAAAGGGAAATGA AAAAATTCGTCAAATAATTGATACATTTGGAAGCAATTTACACATTGAATTGCAGCAACGAGGTATTGAATTCTCACAATTGTTCAGAAAGTATGATCATTTACGTCCTGCATTGCTTGAAAGAATGCCCCCTATGGAAACTGCAAGACCACAGGCTAATGGTATTATTGGTTTGGTAAATGGTGAAACAGAAccagaagaagaaaaatctaCAGCTTTAGAAGCGAGTACACCACCATCTGATTCA AGTGCACTTCTAGATTTGCTTGGAACCACTGACTTAGGAATGACACCTACAGTGCCAAATAAAAGTCCACCTACTAATTCAACCGCTGTAGTAAATAATAACGACCTCTTGGACTTACTTGGTAGTTTGGATTTAAGTACACCTACGCCTACATCTACACTACCTCAGGCACAAACGCCAACACAAATATTCAGCCCCTCTAACACAACCAACTTTTTAGTGGATGGTTTACTTAATTCATCGTCAGTTCAAACTG atACACCTACCATGATTGTATTGGACAAAGCAGGACTTAAAATAACCTTCAGATTAGAAAGACCACCAGATATTACtgatttattaattataaacatGTCGGCTCAGAATTTTGGAAATGCTATACTGACTGACTTTCTGTTTCAAGCGGCAGTTCCTAAG acaTTCCAACTACAAATGTTGTCTCCATCAAGCACAGTCATTCCTCCTTCTGGGCAAGTTACTCAAACACTGAAAGTTACAAATATGAATAAA GTACCTCTAAGAATGAGATTACGTGTCTCGTATACTGGACCAGCAGGACCAGTCTTGGAACAAACAGAAGTAAATAATTTTCCTCCCTTAACATCACAGTGA
- the Ap-1gamma gene encoding adaptor protein complex 1, gamma subunit isoform X5 → MPAPTRLRDLIRQIRAARTAAEERTVVNKECAYIRSTFREEDSVWRCRNIAKLLYIHMLGYPAHFGQLECLKLIASPRFTDKRIGYLGAMLLLDERQDVHLLITNCLKNDLNSSTQFVIGLALCTLGAIASPEMARDLASEVERLMKSPNAYIRKKAALCAFRIIRRVPELMEMFLPATRSLITEKNHGVLITGVTLITEMCENSVDTLNHFKKECGHREIVPNLVRILKNLILAGYSPEHDVSGVSDPFLQVKILRLLRILGRNDIDASEAMNDILAQVATNTETSKNVGNTILYETVLSIMDIKSESGLRVLAVNILGRFLLNNDKNIRYVALNTLLKTVYVETSAVQRHRSTILECLKDPDVSIRRRAMELSFALVNSNNIRNMMKELLLFLERADPEFKAQCSSNIVMSAERFAPNKRWHLETLFKVLVAAGNYVRDDVVACTIQLISETQAQQGYAVSALWKALEKDTSDKQPLAQVATWCIGEYGDLLLYGSPSEDVDAPVNLTEDEIIDVYQRLLWSPQNTVVTKQYTLLSLTKLSTRFQKGNEKIRQIIDTFGSNLHIELQQRGIEFSQLFRKYDHLRPALLERMPPMETARPQANGIIGLVNGETEPEEEKSTALEASTPPSDSSALLDLLGTTDLGMTPTVPNKSPPTNSTAVVNNNDLLDLLGSLDLSTPTPTSTLPQAQTPTQIFSPSNTTNFLVDGLLNSSSVQTDTPTMIVLDKAGLKITFRLERPPDITDLLIINMSAQNFGNAILTDFLFQAAVPKTFQLQMLSPSSTVIPPSGQVTQTLKVTNMNKVPLRMRLRVSYTGPAGPVLEQTEVNNFPPLTSQ, encoded by the exons ATGCCTGCACCAACACGATTAAGGGATCTCATCAGACAAATAAGAGCTGCACGAACTGCGGCAGAAGAGAGGACAGTTGTTAATAAAGAATGTGCATATATTCGCTCAACATTTAGAGAAGAAGATAGTGTATGGAGATGTCGCAATATTGCAAAACTCTTATACATTCATATGCTTGG ATATCCAGCTCATTTTGGTCAACTAGAATGTTTAAAACTCATTGCATCTCCAAGGTTTACAGATAAACGAATTGGTTATTTAGGTGCAATGTTACTTTTAGATGAACGACAAGATGTTCATCTTCTAAttacaaattgtttaaaaaa TGATTTAAATAGTTCAACCCAATTTGTTATTGGTTTAGCATTGTGTACTTTGGGTGCAATTGCATCACCAGAAATGGCAAGAGATTTGGCATCTGAAGTTGAAAGGCTGATGAAATCACCAAACGCGTATATTCGTAAAAAAGCAGCTCTTTGTGCATTTAGAATTATTAGACGTGTACCAGAATTGATGGAAATGTTTCTACCTGCTACTCGCAGTTTGATTACAGAAAAAAACCACGGTGTATTAATTACAGGAGTTACACTTATCACAGAAATGTGTGAAAACAGTGTTGATACATTAAACCATtttaagaag GAATGCGGCCATCGAGAG ATTGTGCCAAATCTTGTAAGAATTCTCAAGAATTTGATACTAGCTGGATATTCTCCAGAACATGATGTATCAGGAGTGTCTGATCCTTTCCTTCAAGTAAAAATATTACGTCTTTTGCGAATTTTGGGACGTAATGatattgatgcatctgaagcaaTGAATGATATACTTGCACAGGTTGCAACAAATACAGAAACTAGTAAGAATGTTGGAAACACGATACTATACGAAACTGTACTATCTATTATGGACATAAAATCAGAAAGTGGACTTAGAGTTCTGGCAGTGAACATATTAGgtcgatttttattaaataatgataAGAATATTCGATATGTTGCTTTGAATACATTATTGAAAACAGTTTATGTAGAGACAAGTGCAGTACAAAGACATCGTTCAACAATTCTG GAATGTCTAAAAGATCCAGATGTATCAATCCGAAGACGAGCAATGGAACTTAGTTTTGCACTTGTAAATTCTAATAATATTAGAAACATGATGaaagaattattacttttcTTGGAACGTGCTGATCCAGAATTTAAAGCTCAATGCAGTAGCAATATAGTAATGTCTGCAGAGAGATTTGCACCAAATAAACGTTGGCATCTTGAAACATTGTTCAAAGTTCTTGTTGCt GCTGGTAATTATGTCCGAGATGATGTGGTAGCATGTACTATTCAGTTAATTTCAGAAACGCAGGCACAGCAAGGCTATGCTGTTAGTGCACTATGGAAAGCATTGGAAAAGGACACATCTGATAAACAACCATTGGCTCAAGTAGCAACATGGTGTATTGGTGAATATGGCGATTTATTATTGTATGGATCACCATCAGAAGATGTAGATGCTCCAGTCAAT CTAACAGAAGATGAAATTATTGATGTCTATCAAAGGTTATTATGGAGTCCACAAAATACAGTTGTTACAAAACAGTATACCTTATTGTCTCTCACAAAACTTAGCACAAGATTCCAAAAGGGAAATGA AAAAATTCGTCAAATAATTGATACATTTGGAAGCAATTTACACATTGAATTGCAGCAACGAGGTATTGAATTCTCACAATTGTTCAGAAAGTATGATCATTTACGTCCTGCATTGCTTGAAAGAATGCCCCCTATGGAAACTGCAAGACCACAGGCTAATGGTATTATTGGTTTGGTAAATGGTGAAACAGAAccagaagaagaaaaatctaCAGCTTTAGAAGCGAGTACACCACCATCTGATTCA AGTGCACTTCTAGATTTGCTTGGAACCACTGACTTAGGAATGACACCTACAGTGCCAAATAAAAGTCCACCTACTAATTCAACCGCTGTAGTAAATAATAACGACCTCTTGGACTTACTTGGTAGTTTGGATTTAAGTACACCTACGCCTACATCTACACTACCTCAGGCACAAACGCCAACACAAATATTCAGCCCCTCTAACACAACCAACTTTTTAGTGGATGGTTTACTTAATTCATCGTCAGTTCAAACTG atACACCTACCATGATTGTATTGGACAAAGCAGGACTTAAAATAACCTTCAGATTAGAAAGACCACCAGATATTACtgatttattaattataaacatGTCGGCTCAGAATTTTGGAAATGCTATACTGACTGACTTTCTGTTTCAAGCGGCAGTTCCTAAG acaTTCCAACTACAAATGTTGTCTCCATCAAGCACAGTCATTCCTCCTTCTGGGCAAGTTACTCAAACACTGAAAGTTACAAATATGAATAAA GTACCTCTAAGAATGAGATTACGTGTCTCGTATACTGGACCAGCAGGACCAGTCTTGGAACAAACAGAAGTAAATAATTTTCCTCCCTTAACATCACAGTGA
- the Ap-1gamma gene encoding adaptor protein complex 1, gamma subunit isoform X4, producing the protein MNGSEHGFNPAFNMASIKQAFNEAVERVRMPAPTRLRDLIRQIRAARTAAEERTVVNKECAYIRSTFREEDSVWRCRNIAKLLYIHMLGYPAHFGQLECLKLIASPRFTDKRIGYLGAMLLLDERQDVHLLITNCLKNDLNSSTQFVIGLALCTLGAIASPEMARDLASEVERLMKSPNAYIRKKAALCAFRIIRRVPELMEMFLPATRSLITEKNHGVLITGVTLITEMCENSVDTLNHFKKIVPNLVRILKNLILAGYSPEHDVSGVSDPFLQVKILRLLRILGRNDIDASEAMNDILAQVATNTETSKNVGNTILYETVLSIMDIKSESGLRVLAVNILGRFLLNNDKNIRYVALNTLLKTVYVETSAVQRHRSTILECLKDPDVSIRRRAMELSFALVNSNNIRNMMKELLLFLERADPEFKAQCSSNIVMSAERFAPNKRWHLETLFKVLVAAGNYVRDDVVACTIQLISETQAQQGYAVSALWKALEKDTSDKQPLAQVATWCIGEYGDLLLYGSPSEDVDAPVNLTEDEIIDVYQRLLWSPQNTVVTKQYTLLSLTKLSTRFQKGNEKIRQIIDTFGSNLHIELQQRGIEFSQLFRKYDHLRPALLERMPPMETARPQANGIIGLVNGETEPEEEKSTALEASTPPSDSSALLDLLGTTDLGMTPTVPNKSPPTNSTAVVNNNDLLDLLGSLDLSTPTPTSTLPQAQTPTQIFSPSNTTNFLVDGLLNSSSVQTDTPTMIVLDKAGLKITFRLERPPDITDLLIINMSAQNFGNAILTDFLFQAAVPKTFQLQMLSPSSTVIPPSGQVTQTLKVTNMNKVPLRMRLRVSYTGPAGPVLEQTEVNNFPPLTSQ; encoded by the exons ATGAATGGTTCAGAACATGg GTTTAACCCTGCCTTTAACATGGCCTCCATAAAACAAGCTTTTAATGAAGCAGTGGAAAGAG TTAGAATGCCTGCACCAACACGATTAAGGGATCTCATCAGACAAATAAGAGCTGCACGAACTGCGGCAGAAGAGAGGACAGTTGTTAATAAAGAATGTGCATATATTCGCTCAACATTTAGAGAAGAAGATAGTGTATGGAGATGTCGCAATATTGCAAAACTCTTATACATTCATATGCTTGG ATATCCAGCTCATTTTGGTCAACTAGAATGTTTAAAACTCATTGCATCTCCAAGGTTTACAGATAAACGAATTGGTTATTTAGGTGCAATGTTACTTTTAGATGAACGACAAGATGTTCATCTTCTAAttacaaattgtttaaaaaa TGATTTAAATAGTTCAACCCAATTTGTTATTGGTTTAGCATTGTGTACTTTGGGTGCAATTGCATCACCAGAAATGGCAAGAGATTTGGCATCTGAAGTTGAAAGGCTGATGAAATCACCAAACGCGTATATTCGTAAAAAAGCAGCTCTTTGTGCATTTAGAATTATTAGACGTGTACCAGAATTGATGGAAATGTTTCTACCTGCTACTCGCAGTTTGATTACAGAAAAAAACCACGGTGTATTAATTACAGGAGTTACACTTATCACAGAAATGTGTGAAAACAGTGTTGATACATTAAACCATtttaagaag ATTGTGCCAAATCTTGTAAGAATTCTCAAGAATTTGATACTAGCTGGATATTCTCCAGAACATGATGTATCAGGAGTGTCTGATCCTTTCCTTCAAGTAAAAATATTACGTCTTTTGCGAATTTTGGGACGTAATGatattgatgcatctgaagcaaTGAATGATATACTTGCACAGGTTGCAACAAATACAGAAACTAGTAAGAATGTTGGAAACACGATACTATACGAAACTGTACTATCTATTATGGACATAAAATCAGAAAGTGGACTTAGAGTTCTGGCAGTGAACATATTAGgtcgatttttattaaataatgataAGAATATTCGATATGTTGCTTTGAATACATTATTGAAAACAGTTTATGTAGAGACAAGTGCAGTACAAAGACATCGTTCAACAATTCTG GAATGTCTAAAAGATCCAGATGTATCAATCCGAAGACGAGCAATGGAACTTAGTTTTGCACTTGTAAATTCTAATAATATTAGAAACATGATGaaagaattattacttttcTTGGAACGTGCTGATCCAGAATTTAAAGCTCAATGCAGTAGCAATATAGTAATGTCTGCAGAGAGATTTGCACCAAATAAACGTTGGCATCTTGAAACATTGTTCAAAGTTCTTGTTGCt GCTGGTAATTATGTCCGAGATGATGTGGTAGCATGTACTATTCAGTTAATTTCAGAAACGCAGGCACAGCAAGGCTATGCTGTTAGTGCACTATGGAAAGCATTGGAAAAGGACACATCTGATAAACAACCATTGGCTCAAGTAGCAACATGGTGTATTGGTGAATATGGCGATTTATTATTGTATGGATCACCATCAGAAGATGTAGATGCTCCAGTCAAT CTAACAGAAGATGAAATTATTGATGTCTATCAAAGGTTATTATGGAGTCCACAAAATACAGTTGTTACAAAACAGTATACCTTATTGTCTCTCACAAAACTTAGCACAAGATTCCAAAAGGGAAATGA AAAAATTCGTCAAATAATTGATACATTTGGAAGCAATTTACACATTGAATTGCAGCAACGAGGTATTGAATTCTCACAATTGTTCAGAAAGTATGATCATTTACGTCCTGCATTGCTTGAAAGAATGCCCCCTATGGAAACTGCAAGACCACAGGCTAATGGTATTATTGGTTTGGTAAATGGTGAAACAGAAccagaagaagaaaaatctaCAGCTTTAGAAGCGAGTACACCACCATCTGATTCA AGTGCACTTCTAGATTTGCTTGGAACCACTGACTTAGGAATGACACCTACAGTGCCAAATAAAAGTCCACCTACTAATTCAACCGCTGTAGTAAATAATAACGACCTCTTGGACTTACTTGGTAGTTTGGATTTAAGTACACCTACGCCTACATCTACACTACCTCAGGCACAAACGCCAACACAAATATTCAGCCCCTCTAACACAACCAACTTTTTAGTGGATGGTTTACTTAATTCATCGTCAGTTCAAACTG atACACCTACCATGATTGTATTGGACAAAGCAGGACTTAAAATAACCTTCAGATTAGAAAGACCACCAGATATTACtgatttattaattataaacatGTCGGCTCAGAATTTTGGAAATGCTATACTGACTGACTTTCTGTTTCAAGCGGCAGTTCCTAAG acaTTCCAACTACAAATGTTGTCTCCATCAAGCACAGTCATTCCTCCTTCTGGGCAAGTTACTCAAACACTGAAAGTTACAAATATGAATAAA GTACCTCTAAGAATGAGATTACGTGTCTCGTATACTGGACCAGCAGGACCAGTCTTGGAACAAACAGAAGTAAATAATTTTCCTCCCTTAACATCACAGTGA
- the Ap-1gamma gene encoding adaptor protein complex 1, gamma subunit isoform X2: MNGSEHGFNPAFNMASIKQAFNEAVERVRMPAPTRLRDLIRQIRAARTAAEERTVVNKECAYIRSTFREEDSVWRCRNIAKLLYIHMLGYPAHFGQLECLKLIASPRFTDKRIGYLGAMLLLDERQDVHLLITNCLKNDLNSSTQFVIGLALCTLGAIASPEMARDLASEVERLMKSPNAYIRKKAALCAFRIIRRVPELMEMFLPATRSLITEKNHGVLITGVTLITEMCENSVDTLNHFKKECGHREIVPNLVRILKNLILAGYSPEHDVSGVSDPFLQVKILRLLRILGRNDIDASEAMNDILAQVATNTETSKNVGNTILYETVLSIMDIKSESGLRVLAVNILGRFLLNNDKNIRYVALNTLLKTVYVETSAVQRHRSTILECLKDPDVSIRRRAMELSFALVNSNNIRNMMKELLLFLERADPEFKAQCSSNIVMSAERFAPNKRWHLETLFKVLVAAGNYVRDDVVACTIQLISETQAQQGYAVSALWKALEKDTSDKQPLAQVATWCIGEYGDLLLYGSPSEDVDAPVNLTEDEIIDVYQRLLWSPQNTVVTKQYTLLSLTKLSTRFQKGNEKIRQIIDTFGSNLHIELQQRGIEFSQLFRKYDHLRPALLERMPPMETARPQANGIIGLVNGETEPEEEKSTALEASTPPSDSSALLDLLGTTDLGMTPTVPNKSPPTNSTAVVNNNDLLDLLGSLDLSTPTPTSTLPQAQTPTQIFSPSNTTNFLVDGLLNSSSVQTDTPTMIVLDKAGLKITFRLERPPDITDLLIINMSAQNFGNAILTDFLFQAAVPKTFQLQMLSPSSTVIPPSGQVTQTLKVTNMNKVPLRMRLRVSYTGPAGPVLEQTEVNNFPPLTSQ; this comes from the exons ATGAATGGTTCAGAACATGg GTTTAACCCTGCCTTTAACATGGCCTCCATAAAACAAGCTTTTAATGAAGCAGTGGAAAGAG TTAGAATGCCTGCACCAACACGATTAAGGGATCTCATCAGACAAATAAGAGCTGCACGAACTGCGGCAGAAGAGAGGACAGTTGTTAATAAAGAATGTGCATATATTCGCTCAACATTTAGAGAAGAAGATAGTGTATGGAGATGTCGCAATATTGCAAAACTCTTATACATTCATATGCTTGG ATATCCAGCTCATTTTGGTCAACTAGAATGTTTAAAACTCATTGCATCTCCAAGGTTTACAGATAAACGAATTGGTTATTTAGGTGCAATGTTACTTTTAGATGAACGACAAGATGTTCATCTTCTAAttacaaattgtttaaaaaa TGATTTAAATAGTTCAACCCAATTTGTTATTGGTTTAGCATTGTGTACTTTGGGTGCAATTGCATCACCAGAAATGGCAAGAGATTTGGCATCTGAAGTTGAAAGGCTGATGAAATCACCAAACGCGTATATTCGTAAAAAAGCAGCTCTTTGTGCATTTAGAATTATTAGACGTGTACCAGAATTGATGGAAATGTTTCTACCTGCTACTCGCAGTTTGATTACAGAAAAAAACCACGGTGTATTAATTACAGGAGTTACACTTATCACAGAAATGTGTGAAAACAGTGTTGATACATTAAACCATtttaagaag GAATGCGGCCATCGAGAG ATTGTGCCAAATCTTGTAAGAATTCTCAAGAATTTGATACTAGCTGGATATTCTCCAGAACATGATGTATCAGGAGTGTCTGATCCTTTCCTTCAAGTAAAAATATTACGTCTTTTGCGAATTTTGGGACGTAATGatattgatgcatctgaagcaaTGAATGATATACTTGCACAGGTTGCAACAAATACAGAAACTAGTAAGAATGTTGGAAACACGATACTATACGAAACTGTACTATCTATTATGGACATAAAATCAGAAAGTGGACTTAGAGTTCTGGCAGTGAACATATTAGgtcgatttttattaaataatgataAGAATATTCGATATGTTGCTTTGAATACATTATTGAAAACAGTTTATGTAGAGACAAGTGCAGTACAAAGACATCGTTCAACAATTCTG GAATGTCTAAAAGATCCAGATGTATCAATCCGAAGACGAGCAATGGAACTTAGTTTTGCACTTGTAAATTCTAATAATATTAGAAACATGATGaaagaattattacttttcTTGGAACGTGCTGATCCAGAATTTAAAGCTCAATGCAGTAGCAATATAGTAATGTCTGCAGAGAGATTTGCACCAAATAAACGTTGGCATCTTGAAACATTGTTCAAAGTTCTTGTTGCt GCTGGTAATTATGTCCGAGATGATGTGGTAGCATGTACTATTCAGTTAATTTCAGAAACGCAGGCACAGCAAGGCTATGCTGTTAGTGCACTATGGAAAGCATTGGAAAAGGACACATCTGATAAACAACCATTGGCTCAAGTAGCAACATGGTGTATTGGTGAATATGGCGATTTATTATTGTATGGATCACCATCAGAAGATGTAGATGCTCCAGTCAAT CTAACAGAAGATGAAATTATTGATGTCTATCAAAGGTTATTATGGAGTCCACAAAATACAGTTGTTACAAAACAGTATACCTTATTGTCTCTCACAAAACTTAGCACAAGATTCCAAAAGGGAAATGA AAAAATTCGTCAAATAATTGATACATTTGGAAGCAATTTACACATTGAATTGCAGCAACGAGGTATTGAATTCTCACAATTGTTCAGAAAGTATGATCATTTACGTCCTGCATTGCTTGAAAGAATGCCCCCTATGGAAACTGCAAGACCACAGGCTAATGGTATTATTGGTTTGGTAAATGGTGAAACAGAAccagaagaagaaaaatctaCAGCTTTAGAAGCGAGTACACCACCATCTGATTCA AGTGCACTTCTAGATTTGCTTGGAACCACTGACTTAGGAATGACACCTACAGTGCCAAATAAAAGTCCACCTACTAATTCAACCGCTGTAGTAAATAATAACGACCTCTTGGACTTACTTGGTAGTTTGGATTTAAGTACACCTACGCCTACATCTACACTACCTCAGGCACAAACGCCAACACAAATATTCAGCCCCTCTAACACAACCAACTTTTTAGTGGATGGTTTACTTAATTCATCGTCAGTTCAAACTG atACACCTACCATGATTGTATTGGACAAAGCAGGACTTAAAATAACCTTCAGATTAGAAAGACCACCAGATATTACtgatttattaattataaacatGTCGGCTCAGAATTTTGGAAATGCTATACTGACTGACTTTCTGTTTCAAGCGGCAGTTCCTAAG acaTTCCAACTACAAATGTTGTCTCCATCAAGCACAGTCATTCCTCCTTCTGGGCAAGTTACTCAAACACTGAAAGTTACAAATATGAATAAA GTACCTCTAAGAATGAGATTACGTGTCTCGTATACTGGACCAGCAGGACCAGTCTTGGAACAAACAGAAGTAAATAATTTTCCTCCCTTAACATCACAGTGA